TGGCCGGCTCGCCGGTGTCCACCATCGCCGCTGTGCACAGCGCCGCCGCTACGGAGAACTTCATCGCGCTCGAGCATCACTTCACCGATCTGCCCTACTGGGACGACTTCGTCACCGGCATCCCCAAGCCGATCATCCAGGAGGGCTACATCCCGGTTCCGGAAGGGCCGGGGCTGGGCATCGAGCTGAACGAGGAGGTGATCCGCGCACACCTCACGCCCGGCGATCCGGCCGGCTACTTCGAGCCAAGCACATATTGGGACGTTGACCGGTCGTGGGATCGGTTGTGGTCGTAGTGCGCCCGACCCTAAAGGTCTTGGAGACCTTTAGGGTTTACCCGTCACCCAAGGAGGCGGGAGCTCCGCGAGGGTGACGGGGACTCAAAGCCTTGCCTTCGTCCCACCCCACTTGCATCCGTGCGGCGCGGGCATATACTCCCGCGTTGCAAGAGAGCACATCT
This sequence is a window from Armatimonadota bacterium. Protein-coding genes within it:
- a CDS encoding enolase C-terminal domain-like protein, whose amino-acid sequence is FKPLFEAQAISVCHPDLATAGGILETKKIGDLAQEYGISMAIHMAGSPVSTIAAVHSAAATENFIALEHHFTDLPYWDDFVTGIPKPIIQEGYIPVPEGPGLGIELNEEVIRAHLTPGDPAGYFEPSTYWDVDRSWDRLWS